A region of Roseobacter litoralis Och 149 DNA encodes the following proteins:
- the ccmI gene encoding c-type cytochrome biogenesis protein CcmI, with protein sequence MTFWIISAGLAIVVALLLVLALRAPKRSATEPAAAYDLRVYRDQLREVDKDLARGVVDPADADRVRAEISRRILAADAALQTDALEADANKGAPSLVGAILAVVLIGGSLWLYMTIGAPGYGDLALKDRIVLAEEARENRPRQQEAEDSLPAYVAPPDISPDYVALVERLREAVAARPEDIQGLTLLAQNEGNLGNFRAAARAQGEILRLRGDDATSEDYANYADMLVLAAGGYVSPEAESVLSQVLALDPTNGAARYYIGLMLAQTGRPDNAFRIWDQLLREGPREAAWIEPVLAQIEDLAFRAGVNYQLPEIGPGLDAPGGPSAADIEAAGEMSPSERLEMIESMVQGLSDRLGTEGGPVQDWAQLITALGVLGQTGAARSVYENAIQVFADDTRALDLLLRAGQRAQVAE encoded by the coding sequence ATGACGTTCTGGATTATCTCTGCTGGACTGGCGATTGTTGTGGCCCTTTTATTGGTACTTGCCCTGCGTGCCCCAAAACGCAGCGCAACCGAACCAGCGGCGGCTTATGATCTGCGTGTTTACCGCGATCAGCTGCGCGAAGTGGACAAGGATCTGGCGCGTGGCGTCGTGGATCCCGCAGATGCAGACCGGGTCCGTGCCGAGATTTCGCGCCGCATCCTCGCGGCTGATGCCGCCTTGCAAACCGATGCGCTTGAAGCGGACGCAAACAAAGGCGCCCCAAGTCTTGTCGGGGCCATTCTGGCGGTGGTTCTGATCGGTGGCAGTCTGTGGCTGTATATGACCATCGGCGCGCCGGGCTACGGCGATCTGGCGCTCAAGGATCGCATCGTTCTGGCCGAAGAAGCCCGCGAAAATCGCCCCCGCCAGCAAGAAGCCGAAGACAGCCTGCCCGCCTATGTGGCCCCGCCGGACATCAGCCCCGATTACGTCGCGCTGGTGGAACGGCTGCGCGAAGCCGTGGCGGCGCGCCCCGAAGATATTCAGGGTCTGACCCTTCTGGCGCAAAACGAGGGGAACCTCGGCAATTTCCGCGCCGCCGCCCGCGCGCAGGGTGAAATTCTGCGGCTGCGCGGCGATGACGCCACCAGTGAAGACTACGCGAACTACGCTGACATGCTGGTGCTGGCAGCGGGTGGCTATGTCTCTCCAGAGGCGGAAAGCGTGCTGAGTCAGGTGCTTGCTCTGGACCCCACCAATGGGGCGGCGCGCTATTACATCGGCCTGATGCTGGCGCAAACCGGACGGCCCGACAATGCGTTCCGCATCTGGGATCAGCTGTTGCGCGAAGGCCCGCGCGAGGCCGCCTGGATCGAACCTGTCCTCGCCCAGATCGAAGACCTCGCGTTCCGGGCCGGTGTCAATTACCAACTGCCCGAAATCGGCCCCGGTCTTGACGCTCCCGGCGGCCCGAGCGCTGCCGACATTGAGGCCGCAGGTGAGATGAGCCCCTCCGAACGCCTCGAGATGATCGAAAGTATGGTGCAGGGCCTTTCAGACCGGCTTGGCACCGAGGGCGGCCCGGTGCAGGACTGGGCACAGCTGATCACCGCACTTGGCGTCTTGGGCCAGACGGGGGCGGCGCGCAGCGTCTATGAAAACGCCATTCAGGTCTTTGCCGACGACACCCGCGCGCTTGATCTGCTGCTGCGCGCCGGACAACGGGCGCAAGTGGCCGAATGA
- the ruvX gene encoding Holliday junction resolvase RuvX: protein MILEDTADFLAALAPMRSLMGLDLGTQTIGVAVSDTFLSVATPLETIKRRKFTLDAARLVEIASERRLGGLVLGLPRNMDGSEGPRCQSTRAFARNLEKTIGSDLPITFWDERLSTVAAERALLEADTSRKRRAEVIDHVAAGYILQGALDRIRVIRAEQDQK from the coding sequence ATGATCCTTGAAGATACCGCTGACTTTCTCGCGGCACTTGCGCCGATGCGCAGCCTCATGGGCCTTGATCTGGGCACCCAGACCATCGGTGTCGCCGTAAGCGATACGTTCCTGTCGGTGGCCACGCCTTTGGAAACCATCAAACGGCGTAAGTTCACGCTGGACGCCGCCCGTCTGGTGGAAATCGCTTCCGAACGGCGGCTTGGCGGGCTTGTGCTGGGGCTGCCGCGCAATATGGACGGCTCCGAAGGGCCGCGCTGCCAATCCACCCGCGCCTTTGCCCGCAATCTGGAAAAAACCATCGGGTCGGACCTGCCCATCACCTTTTGGGATGAGCGCCTGTCCACCGTGGCTGCCGAACGCGCCCTGCTTGAGGCGGATACGTCTCGAAAACGTCGCGCAGAGGTCATTGACCACGTCGCCGCAGGGTATATCCTGCAAGGCGCATTGGACCGCATCCGCGTGATACGCGCAGAACAGGATCAAAAATGA
- a CDS encoding DUF1289 domain-containing protein, protein MSDIWKRDEVESPCIKICVIHPEARLCTGCLRSIDEITMWSKLSPDARRMVMDELPSRQGLLTKRRGGRAARLAR, encoded by the coding sequence ATGAGTGACATCTGGAAGCGGGACGAAGTCGAAAGCCCCTGCATCAAAATCTGCGTGATCCACCCCGAGGCACGCCTGTGCACGGGCTGCCTGCGCTCCATCGATGAAATCACGATGTGGTCCAAACTCTCACCCGACGCGCGGCGCATGGTGATGGACGAATTGCCAAGCAGACAGGGGCTGCTCACCAAACGTCGCGGCGGACGGGCCGCACGGCTGGCCCGCTGA